TTCCTTCGGTAAAAATCTTAGTATTTGTTACAAAAATATCGTCGCCGATAATCTGTATTTTTTTACCGAGTTTTTCTGTCATTTTTTTCCAGCCGTCCCAATCAGCTTCGGATAATCCGTCCTCAATGGAAACTACCGGATATTTGCCTATCAGGTTGTCATAGAAATCTATCATCTGCTCTGATGTTTTCGTCTTGTCTTTCGGTTCGCCTTCAAGAGTATAAACCTTATTTTCATAAAGTTCGCTGGCCGCGCTGTCAAGCGCAAGGTAGACGTCTTTTCCGGGTTTATATCCGGCTTTTTCTATTGCTTCAACTATAGATGAAAGCGCCTCTTCGTTTGAACTCAAATTAGGGGCAAATCCGCCTTCATCGCCGACTGAGGTGTTGTAACCTTTCTTTTTTAATACTGATTTCAGGTTATGGAAAACTTCCGCGCCCATTCTTAAAGATTCAGCAAATTTGTTTGCGCCTGAAGGAACAATCATAAATTCCTGAAGATCAACGTTGTTGTCCGCATGTTCGCCGCCGTTTAAAATATTCATCAGTGGAACGGGGAGAATATAATCATTTGATTTAATGCTGTAGCATTTGCGAATATATTCATAAAGCGGCATTTTCTGCGATATGCTTTCCGCTCTGCAAAGTGCAAGAGACACTCCAAGAATTGCATTAGCGCCAAGTTTTGATTTATTTTCAGTGCCGTCCATTG
The sequence above is drawn from the Elusimicrobiota bacterium genome and encodes:
- the eno gene encoding phosphopyruvate hydratase; this translates as MSKIKNVHAREILDSRGNPTVEVDVILENGVLGRAMVPSGASTGTREALEMRDGDKSRYLGKGVLKAVGHVNDTIAEKLIGLDSGKQIEIDRLMISMDGTENKSKLGANAILGVSLALCRAESISQKMPLYEYIRKCYSIKSNDYILPVPLMNILNGGEHADNNVDLQEFMIVPSGANKFAESLRMGAEVFHNLKSVLKKKGYNTSVGDEGGFAPNLSSNEEALSSIVEAIEKAGYKPGKDVYLALDSAASELYENKVYTLEGEPKDKTKTSEQMIDFYDNLIGKYPVVSIEDGLSEADWDGWKKMTEKLGKKIQIIGDDIFVTNTKIFTEGIKKGIANSILIKVNQIGSLTETVEAVQLAFKSGYTAVISHRSGETEDSFIADLSVALNTGQIKTGSASRTDRVCKYNQLMRIEEELGSKAKFVGFKR